Below is a genomic region from Deltaproteobacteria bacterium.
TGACATAATCAGAAACTTACAGGAGGTATTTTATGCTGGAAAAAGTTCTAATCTTTGGTAAGGATACCTGCCCCTACACAACGGCAGCCCGTGAGGATTATGCCAAAAAGGGTTATGATGTGCAGTATGTAAATGTGAAACAGGATGCTGTTGGCATGGAAGAGATGTTGAAATATTCAAGAGGCAGGAAGGATGTGCCTGTTATTGTGGACGGGCAAAAGGTAACCATCGGTTTCGGCGGCACCTGAGGGGTTTAATAATGCTGGCAGGCTGCCAGTGTGAGAGGTAATGGGGTAAACAATTAAGAAGCCGATCATGTCGGCGGCTTTATCACACCGT
It encodes:
- a CDS encoding UXX-star (seleno)protein family 1, producing the protein MLEKVLIFGKDTCPYTTAAREDYAKKGYDVQYVNVKQDAVGMEEMLKYSRGRKDVPVIVDGQKVTIGFGGT